A region of the Candidatus Schekmanbacteria bacterium genome:
TAATTGCCCTTTCTAAGAATTAATGAGAAAAAGCTGTCTATTGGTGCCTATTTAAACATTTCAGGAGATGACAAATGGATATACTGAAAAAACTTCCTCTTTATTTGGCGCGAATTCTCCTTTCTGCAATCTTTATAATATCTGGAATTATGAAGATCCTCGATATGGAAGGGACAATGAAATATATGCAGGCAAATGGAATGCCTTTTACTATGTTTTTTCTCATATGCGCCATCATACTTGAGCTTTCAGGAGGCATTCTTATCCTTACAGGAAAATACGAAAAAATTGGAGCAAGAATCCTTATCCTTTTTTTAGTACCTACTACATTGATTTTTCATACAGATTTCTCCCAAAGAATGCAGGTAATTCAGTTTCTCAAAAACTCTGCCATAATAGGCGGGTTATTCGCCGTGATATCAAAAGAGGGAAAAATAGAAAATAACGATTAGGAGATTGTGCTATGAAGTATGGCGAAGAAGAAATCAGGAAATCAAAGCTCGAGAGATGGGAAAATCCTTCACCAGAAAGAAAATATAAAATATTTATCCAATCAAAGGAGTTTACCTGTCTATGCCCGCGCTCAGGTTATCCTGATTTTGCAACAATCAAGGTAACATACATCCCAAAAAAATATATTGTAGAACTCAAATCCTTTAAGCTCTTTTTAAATAAATTTCGCAACGAATATATCTCCCATGAAAAAGCCGCAAACACCATATATGATGAATTGAAAAAACTTCTCAAACCGGAATACATAGAAGTTAGAGCAGAATTCAATCCACGTGGGAATGTAGAGACAGTGATAACCATTTCATCTGATGATGAAAAAAAAGGGAGGAGCAAAAGATGAATCTTGTCTTATTTAAAAAGTCAACTTGTCCCTATTGCAAAAAAGTGCTGAATACAATTGAAGAAATCGGCATAAAAGACAAAATCAAACTCCTTGATATCTCTGAAGACAAAAACAAAAAAGATTTAATTGACCTTACAGGCGATTATCAGGTGCCATGCCTCGTCATTGACGGAAAACCTATGCTTGAATCAAAAGTTATAATAAATTTTCTAAAAGAAAAATTTAAAAAATCTTAACGCTTGCTGTCAAAATGGCATACCGCTCGAAGGAATTCTCAAAGATCAATTTCCCAGTTTAAAATTATTTTCAAATTTATAGTGCGTAAAAGCAGCATTTCTTAGAAGAGATTAATAGGCAAATGTTTCCAAGATAGAACAAGAAACGCTTTTTTAAGCCGCCAAAATAAAAGAGATATTGCAAAGAGCAGAAATAATTACTAATGTAAACCTGAAAAAAAGAACAAATTAATCCAAAAATAGGGAGGGAGAATGATGACCAAACTCGAAGGCAAAATGATGCCTGAAGAAAAACAGAAAGAAATGCTAATAGAATCAAATGCCCTCAAATTTAGCGAACTCTATCTGGGACTTATCGAAGCATATGGGAAAGAAGAAGGCGAAAAAATGTATGAAGAAATCTATGAAACAAGATTTAAGGCAGGTCAATCTGCTGAAAAGCCACCACTTGATGAAATAATAAGAAAAGAACTCTCAATTTTCCCTGTATTAGGATGGAAATTGTGGGCAGAAAAAAAAGAAGAAGATGGCAAAGGAGTTTGGTACGAACATCTTGAGCATTGTCCATATCTTGCCGCTACGAGAAAAAGAAATCTTCCTGACCCTTGTCCGATACTGTGTGACCTTGATTCAAAATTTGGGGAAAAATACGGGCTAGGCAAATGGGAAAGAATTAAACATGTCCCATCCGGAGATGACGAATGCTGTTTTAGAATAACTCCTCTGAAATAATGATATATCAACTTATTACAAAGAAACTGTTTTTTTAAGGTCATCGATAGAATAAACAGGTTGGAAGCAGGACTTATTTTTGCAGTAAAAGAACGCAATCGCTTTATCTGAAGGACATTCTTTACCTTTGGAAGAGGGAATCAGATTTTCCAATCTCTTTTTATCATTACCACAGTCGCCAATTATTTTTCGCCTGGTTCCAGAAATTTTAGAAATATCTTTAATCCTGCTTTTATATTCATCAATGTTTCTTACCGAAATAAAAATTTCTTCATTTGAATAAAAATAATCTATCAGATTGCATATAAAGGCGGAATATCCATATGGGGCTTTCTTTAGAAAGTCCGAAAAAACCTCAAGAATTTCTTGCGCATACATCTTTTCCTTTTCTCTCCCGGTAATTGACCAAAGGTCAAAGAAGCATTTAAAGAGCATCGAGTTGCCTGATGGTAGAGGATTATCAAAAGCCGATTTGCCTCTGACAATCAAATTCCTATCATCAATGGTATTAAAAAATCCACCATCTTTTTTATCCTGAAAATATTTAATCAATTCTTCTTCAAGGAATAAAGATTTTTCTAACCATTTTACATCGAGAGTAATTCTATATATGGAGATGAAAGCATTCATAATTGAAGCATAATCTTCCAATATGGCATTATGTATACCTTTTCCATTCTTATAGTAACGAAATATCTTCTTGTCTTTATCAATGCATTTATAGAAAAACTCACCGGCTTTGACAGCTGCCTCAAAATAATCTTTCTCGCCTGTTAGAAAAAATGATTCAGCCAGTGCGCTTATCATCAATCCATTCCATGAAGTTATGCATTTATCATCGATTAATGGCTTCGGACGTCTGTTTCTCTCCTCATAAAGAATCTCTTTCCATAATTTTATCTTTTCATTCAATTTTTCTTCGGATATTCCAAATTCCTTTGCTACTGTTGCCAGATCTTTATTTAAAAAGAGAATGTTTTTCCCTCTTTCAAAATTCCCATCATCTTTTATGCCAAAAACATTGCAAAAGATTACTGAATCTTCTTTTCCCAATATTTTTTCAATCTCTTCTTTTTCCCATAAATAAAATTTACCCTCTTCACCCTCACTGTCAGCATCAAGAGAAGAATAAAATATACCTTCAGGAGAAGTCATCTCCGAGAATACGAACTTTACAATCTCTTTGCCTGTTGTATAAAAAAAAGAATCTTCTGAAAGCCGATAAGCATTAAAATAAAGTGGAGCAAGAAGCGCATTATCATAAAGCATCTTCTCAAAGTGCGGCACAAACCACTTTGA
Encoded here:
- a CDS encoding DoxX family protein, translated to MKKLPLYLARILLSAIFIISGIMKILDMEGTMKYMQANGMPFTMFFLICAIILELSGGILILTGKYEKIGARILILFLVPTTLIFHTDFSQRMQVIQFLKNSAIIGGLFAVISKEGKIENND
- the queF gene encoding NADPH-dependent 7-cyano-7-deazaguanine reductase QueF; protein product: MKYGEEEIRKSKLERWENPSPERKYKIFIQSKEFTCLCPRSGYPDFATIKVTYIPKKYIVELKSFKLFLNKFRNEYISHEKAANTIYDELKKLLKPEYIEVRAEFNPRGNVETVITISSDDEKKGRSKR
- a CDS encoding glutathione S-transferase domain-containing protein, with product MNLVLFKKSTCPYCKKVLNTIEEIGIKDKIKLLDISEDKNKKDLIDLTGDYQVPCLVIDGKPMLESKVIINFLKEKFKKS
- a CDS encoding thioredoxin domain-containing protein, with protein sequence MDKKKKMNRLSKEESPYLRQHASNPVDWYPWCDEALKKAKDEDKPILLSIGYSACHWCHVMEKESFENEEIAKLMNDKFVNIKVDREERPDLDEIYMNAVQMMTGRGGWPLTVFLTPELIPFYGGTYFPPEDKQGMPGFKKVLLAVSVNYVKNRKAVNEICKKIVDELRSLSIPSSSKKGIDTDLIDKYLSYLKSIFDGINGGFGGAPKFPRYLELLFLLRMYEKSKDRSLIQMYLFSLKKMAEGGIRDHIGGGFHRYSVDSKWFVPHFEKMLYDNALLAPLYFNAYRLSEDSFFYTTGKEIVKFVFSEMTSPEGIFYSSLDADSEGEEGKFYLWEKEEIEKILGKEDSVIFCNVFGIKDDGNFERGKNILFLNKDLATVAKEFGISEEKLNEKIKLWKEILYEERNRRPKPLIDDKCITSWNGLMISALAESFFLTGEKDYFEAAVKAGEFFYKCIDKDKKIFRYYKNGKGIHNAILEDYASIMNAFISIYRITLDVKWLEKSLFLEEELIKYFQDKKDGGFFNTIDDRNLIVRGKSAFDNPLPSGNSMLFKCFFDLWSITGREKEKMYAQEILEVFSDFLKKAPYGYSAFICNLIDYFYSNEEIFISVRNIDEYKSRIKDISKISGTRRKIIGDCGNDKKRLENLIPSSKGKECPSDKAIAFFYCKNKSCFQPVYSIDDLKKTVSL